In a genomic window of Cloacibacillus sp.:
- a CDS encoding MAE_28990/MAE_18760 family HEPN-like nuclease, producing the protein MQATIDIFEDRVREITLYYDALKALYKSKDEQNSDQKYYEDDFLKILKSNALLMVYNLVESTIMGGIIGIYDDLQQQGITYQQVRQEIRDIWFIFKFNQVYDKKAHYNSYREKAIEIINSILTGETLVLDRKAANVGGNLDAKKIRQVCNDHGISFQTDPQCHGGLVLSDVKEKRNNLAHGTLSFVECGRDYSINDLERIKVETILFLQGIIDGMKTYYDRHLYLRAAN; encoded by the coding sequence TAGAGTGAGAGAGATAACCTTATATTATGACGCTCTTAAAGCATTGTATAAATCAAAAGATGAGCAAAATAGTGATCAAAAATACTATGAAGATGATTTTTTGAAAATCCTCAAGTCTAACGCATTGCTCATGGTATACAATCTCGTTGAGTCCACAATTATGGGAGGCATAATTGGGATATATGATGATTTGCAGCAGCAAGGCATAACATACCAGCAAGTTAGGCAAGAAATTCGAGACATATGGTTTATTTTTAAATTCAATCAAGTATACGATAAGAAAGCCCATTATAATTCATATCGTGAAAAAGCTATTGAAATAATCAATTCTATACTTACTGGAGAGACCTTAGTATTAGATCGTAAGGCTGCAAATGTAGGTGGAAATTTGGACGCCAAAAAAATTCGTCAAGTTTGTAATGACCATGGAATATCCTTTCAAACAGATCCTCAATGTCATGGTGGATTGGTTCTGTCAGATGTGAAGGAAAAAAGAAACAATCTTGCCCACGGAACTTTGTCATTTGTGGAATGTGGAAGAGACTATTCCATCAATGACCTTGAACGAATAAAAGTAGAGACTATTTTATTTCTACAAGGTATAATAGATGGAATGAAAACTTATTATGATAGGCATCTGTATTTGCGTGCCGCAAACTAA